The nucleotide sequence GGGCATCCTTCTCTTGCACTGCAACAGCATCCACATGTTCTTTATGAAGTTTCCAATCGATGCCGTCTTTCTGGACAAACAAAACCGCGTGATCCGGATTGTTCACGGGATCAAGCCCTGGCGGATTTCATCCCTTATTTGGAAGGCGTCTTCCACACTCGAAACAGCGGCCGGCATTTGCTCCAAATTCGGCCTGAAAGAGGGCGATGTCCTGGAATTCAGAATGCTGCCAGCTTAAAACATG is from Candidatus Methylacidiphilales bacterium and encodes:
- a CDS encoding DUF192 domain-containing protein; the protein is MKIYEVWAGQRRMLARCECGAGFGFRSKGLLGRKSLPEDEGILLLHCNSIHMFFMKFPIDAVFLDKQNRVIRIVHGIKPWRISSLIWKASSTLETAAGICSKFGLKEGDVLEFRMLPA